In Roseicyclus marinus, the genomic window CTGGACCATCGGCCTGACGCTCGGCCTCGTCGTGCTGATCGCGGCAGCTCTCTCGCTCCTGCGCCACGCCCGGCACAAGGAATTGTTCTGGGGCCTCGTCGCGGGCATGGCCATCAGCAGCGGGTTTCTGGGCACGGCCCATGTCGCCAATACCGGCTTCGAACATTGGCTCGTCCATTCCCACAGCTTCACCGCGCCTGTGGGCGACACGATCCGCTACACGATGTCCTCCTCCGGGCTCGAACCCGATTTCGCCATCGGCTCGGTCTTCGGGGTCCTGATCGGCGCCTTCCTCGGCTCGCTCATCCGCGACGGGTTCCGCTGGGAAGCCTGCGAGGATCCGCGCGAACTCAAGCGCCAGATGGGCGGCGCGATCCTGATGGGCTTCGGTGCGGTTCTGGCCGCCGGCTGCTCGATCGGCCAGGGCCTCTCGGCGCTCTCGCTGCTCTCCTTCCACGCGCCCGTGGTCGCGGCCAGCGTCTGGCTCGGCGGCTGGATCGGCCTGCGCCAACTCATCCTCGGCCACGGCCTCGCCCGCGAATTCTGACCGGGGGCGGCAAAGGCCCGTCGCGCCACCGCCCCTTCATCTTTCCCCAAATATGCCCGCCGGAGGCTCCGGCCCGGCCGCCCCGCGCCTCGGCCCAGCTCCTCGGCCCAGCTCCTCGGCCCAGTTAAGCGGCCCCGCTACTCGGCGGCATGCTTGCGCGGCTTCAACATCGGCCCCAGGTAGCGCCCGGTATGGGACCGCTCCACCTCGGCCACCTCCTCGGGCGTGCCGGTGGCCACGATCTCGCCGCCCCCATCCCCGCCTTCCGGGCCGATGTCGATGATCCAATCGGCGGTCTTGATCACGTCGAGATTATGCTCGATCACCACCATGGAATTGCCCTGCTCGACCAGCTCGTGCAGCACATCCAGGAGCTTCTTCACATCCTCGAAATGCAACC contains:
- a CDS encoding YeeE/YedE family protein, giving the protein MLDLLGEAWSITLIGLIGGVFLGLAARLGRFCTLGMIEDAHFGQDRTRLWMWVVALGTAMAVNFAAEGAGLIRLHQAIYLYNGFTLAGAALGGLMFGYGMAQAGNCGFGMLARLGGGDLRAMVIALVMGVAAYAMLSGPLAALRERLFPIDQHPDAAQGWAHYLGATTGLPGWTIGLTLGLVVLIAAALSLLRHARHKELFWGLVAGMAISSGFLGTAHVANTGFEHWLVHSHSFTAPVGDTIRYTMSSSGLEPDFAIGSVFGVLIGAFLGSLIRDGFRWEACEDPRELKRQMGGAILMGFGAVLAAGCSIGQGLSALSLLSFHAPVVAASVWLGGWIGLRQLILGHGLAREF